In Nitrososphaerota archaeon, a single window of DNA contains:
- a CDS encoding FAD-dependent oxidoreductase, whose translation MVKRRIRCEQSVIFKKLFEPASIANVEIKNRIVMSPMCTYFAAPDGSITERLTYYYEERAKGGVGLIITGYTFIGDESSRDLGNQIGIHNDRFIAGLNFLVEQVHRYDTKIFAQLSYYGRRSNELCKKNENTNKEALINIEELSLKDIESIVNLFGKAAKRAKIAGFDGVEIHALFPDILSRFMLKQTNKRNDKYGGGFENRMRIIREIVDSIRGYVGDGFPIGFRFGAGDNFYFMNGKEFTFSEAQKAAALLEDFGADYLNIFRVPLPIYTKQSYKGAEIVKQKVKIPVIIGGSIVEPLMAEEILFSNKADLVALGRALIADPEWPRKAKEGKYEEIRKCIRCNECIARVTQYQSLKCAINVNVGLESKMQITEAVVKKKVAIIGGGPAGMEAALTLALRGHKVTLFEKEPILGGKLIPGSRPVFKRDIKNLIEWFNKRLKEMPIELILGREVTTEMIVKNNFDVVVIATGTKTKSINIPIEKGVRTYTAIEVLNNFQRKEIGKNIIVIGGGVTGCEVAIFIANMKKKVTLLEAREEILADEKTEFNKIELMRMLKQAKVKIYTGVKLKKLTKRGVFFLNKDKEVFLPADSIIVAVGNESNRELFEKLKGKISEIYCIGDCKFPRKIYHAIHEGFEIGLLI comes from the coding sequence TTGGTTAAGAGAAGAATAAGATGTGAGCAGAGTGTGATATTTAAAAAACTTTTTGAACCTGCGAGCATAGCTAATGTCGAAATAAAGAATAGAATCGTAATGTCACCTATGTGCACTTATTTTGCTGCTCCAGATGGTTCGATCACTGAACGTCTAACCTATTATTATGAAGAAAGAGCTAAGGGAGGGGTTGGCTTAATAATTACAGGATACACTTTCATTGGTGATGAATCAAGTAGAGATTTAGGCAATCAGATAGGAATACACAATGATAGGTTTATTGCAGGATTAAATTTTCTAGTAGAACAAGTCCATAGGTACGATACAAAAATTTTTGCTCAATTGAGTTATTATGGACGAAGGAGTAATGAACTATGTAAAAAAAATGAGAATACCAATAAAGAAGCTTTAATTAATATAGAAGAACTAAGTTTAAAAGATATAGAATCTATAGTTAATCTTTTCGGTAAAGCTGCAAAAAGAGCTAAAATAGCTGGGTTTGATGGAGTAGAAATTCATGCCCTCTTTCCAGATATTCTCAGTAGATTTATGCTAAAGCAAACAAATAAGAGAAACGATAAATATGGAGGAGGCTTTGAAAACAGAATGAGAATTATTAGAGAAATTGTTGATTCAATTAGAGGATATGTTGGTGATGGGTTTCCTATAGGTTTTAGATTTGGAGCTGGTGACAATTTCTACTTTATGAATGGAAAAGAATTTACTTTTTCAGAAGCTCAAAAAGCAGCTGCTCTATTAGAGGATTTTGGTGCAGATTATCTAAATATATTTCGAGTTCCACTTCCAATATATACAAAACAATCATACAAAGGAGCAGAAATTGTTAAACAAAAGGTAAAAATTCCTGTGATAATCGGCGGTTCTATTGTTGAACCTTTAATGGCAGAGGAAATATTATTCTCAAATAAAGCTGACCTTGTAGCATTAGGTAGAGCTCTTATTGCTGATCCTGAGTGGCCAAGAAAAGCAAAAGAAGGCAAATATGAAGAAATACGTAAGTGTATCCGTTGTAATGAATGTATTGCACGAGTAACTCAGTATCAAAGTTTAAAATGCGCAATAAATGTTAATGTTGGATTAGAATCAAAAATGCAAATAACAGAAGCAGTTGTAAAGAAAAAAGTCGCTATAATTGGTGGTGGGCCTGCAGGTATGGAAGCTGCTTTAACACTTGCACTTCGTGGACATAAAGTAACATTATTTGAAAAAGAGCCTATTTTAGGTGGAAAACTTATACCAGGTTCACGCCCTGTTTTTAAAAGAGATATTAAGAACTTAATAGAATGGTTTAATAAACGTCTAAAAGAAATGCCAATAGAGCTTATTTTAGGAAGAGAAGTTACTACTGAAATGATAGTTAAAAATAATTTTGATGTAGTAGTAATAGCAACAGGAACTAAAACAAAGTCAATCAATATTCCTATAGAGAAAGGAGTAAGAACATATACTGCTATAGAAGTACTAAATAATTTTCAAAGGAAAGAAATAGGCAAGAATATTATAGTCATAGGTGGAGGAGTTACTGGTTGTGAAGTAGCCATATTTATTGCGAATATGAAAAAGAAAGTGACATTGTTGGAAGCTCGCGAAGAAATTCTGGCTGATGAAAAAACAGAGTTTAACAAAATAGAACTTATGAGAATGCTAAAACAAGCTAAAGTTAAAATATATACTGGAGTAAAATTAAAAAAGTTAACAAAAAGAGGCGTATTTTTCTTAAACAAAGATAAAGAAGTTTTTCTTCCTGCAGATTCTATTATAGTCGCGGTAGGCAATGAATCTAATCGGGAATTATTTGAGAAATTGAAAGGAAAGATTTCTGAAATTTATTGTATTGGTGATTGTAAGTTTCCACGAAAAATATATCACGCAATTCATGAAGGATTTGAAATAGGATTATTAATATAA
- a CDS encoding aldehyde ferredoxin oxidoreductase family protein, with protein MIGGYNQKLLYIDLTSEKIYEKSLDVDIAQKFLGGKGLAVKILYDELKPGVDPLGPENMIAFVTGPLTGVPISGTTKITVATKSPLTNTWNDSSASGFFAPQLKFAGYDAVIFKGKANEPVYVLIKNEDVEIRPAKHLWGKNPQETDKKLKEELNDKRVSVATIGIAGEKLVRYANVTVDIWRHAGRGGIGAVMGSKNLKAIVVRGDKRKFEIKDMDTVRKIREKLHKMLKTQINRWGVKHNIPQEGTLEFLDGEIKLGVTPWRNYQTITPVEMQEEIRKYYIRTESCPGCVHTCWIVRGIKEGKYAGIEGVGPEYESLSCLGPVCAISDVPTIIYGNYLCNLYGMDGISTGASIAFAMECYENGILTKDDVNGLDLRFGNCEAFIELIKMIGERKGIGKLLGEGTMRASQEIGKGSEKYAIHTKGLEYPGYLPKNFPAMALALATADRGACHLRAWIAEEVHLASLEPAVFEEKELRRRARLVVKTQNSNAWLHSLGICTHVWYFFGYNMLPELLEAVTGWKFTEEALNKIGERVYNLTRLFNVREGFTRKDDTLPWRFMYEPIPDEPFKGACIKPEYFNIMLDEYYEARGWNKENGIPTKAKLKELNLIQ; from the coding sequence ATGATTGGAGGTTACAATCAGAAGCTTTTATATATAGATTTAACTTCAGAAAAAATTTATGAAAAATCCCTTGACGTGGATATAGCTCAAAAGTTTCTTGGAGGTAAAGGTCTTGCTGTCAAAATTCTTTATGATGAATTGAAACCAGGAGTTGATCCTTTAGGACCAGAAAATATGATAGCTTTTGTTACTGGGCCATTAACAGGAGTACCTATTTCAGGAACAACAAAAATTACTGTAGCAACTAAATCACCATTAACAAATACTTGGAATGATTCAAGTGCAAGTGGCTTTTTTGCGCCACAACTTAAATTTGCAGGTTATGATGCTGTGATTTTTAAAGGTAAAGCAAATGAGCCGGTTTATGTTTTGATAAAAAATGAGGATGTAGAAATTAGACCAGCCAAGCATCTTTGGGGAAAAAATCCACAGGAAACTGATAAAAAATTAAAGGAAGAATTAAATGACAAACGTGTAAGTGTTGCTACAATAGGCATTGCTGGAGAGAAACTTGTTAGATATGCAAATGTTACTGTTGATATTTGGAGGCATGCAGGTAGAGGTGGAATAGGTGCTGTTATGGGTTCCAAAAATTTGAAGGCTATAGTTGTAAGAGGCGATAAAAGGAAGTTTGAAATTAAAGATATGGATACTGTAAGGAAAATTAGAGAAAAACTACATAAAATGTTAAAAACGCAAATTAATCGATGGGGCGTTAAACATAATATACCTCAAGAAGGTACTCTTGAATTTTTAGATGGTGAAATTAAATTAGGTGTAACTCCTTGGAGGAATTATCAAACGATTACACCTGTTGAAATGCAAGAAGAAATTAGGAAGTATTATATAAGAACCGAATCTTGTCCAGGATGCGTACATACATGCTGGATTGTAAGGGGTATTAAAGAGGGAAAATATGCAGGTATTGAAGGAGTCGGTCCTGAGTATGAAAGTTTATCTTGTTTAGGACCCGTATGTGCAATTTCAGATGTCCCTACGATTATATATGGAAACTACTTATGTAATTTATATGGAATGGATGGTATTTCAACAGGTGCAAGTATAGCTTTTGCTATGGAATGTTATGAAAATGGGATTCTTACAAAAGATGATGTAAATGGATTAGATTTAAGATTTGGTAACTGCGAGGCTTTTATCGAATTAATTAAAATGATTGGCGAACGTAAGGGCATAGGTAAATTGCTTGGAGAAGGTACAATGAGAGCTTCACAAGAAATTGGAAAAGGATCAGAAAAATATGCTATTCACACGAAGGGTCTTGAATATCCAGGATACTTACCAAAAAATTTTCCGGCTATGGCTCTAGCTCTTGCAACAGCTGATAGGGGAGCTTGTCATCTTCGTGCTTGGATTGCTGAGGAAGTACATTTGGCATCGCTTGAACCAGCAGTATTTGAAGAGAAAGAATTAAGAAGAAGAGCAAGATTAGTAGTCAAAACTCAAAATAGCAATGCATGGTTACACAGTCTTGGAATATGTACACACGTTTGGTATTTCTTTGGTTACAATATGCTCCCAGAGCTTTTAGAGGCGGTTACGGGATGGAAATTTACAGAAGAAGCATTGAATAAAATTGGTGAAAGAGTTTATAACTTAACAAGACTATTTAATGTTAGAGAAGGATTTACCAGAAAAGATGATACACTGCCTTGGAGATTCATGTATGAACCAATACCAGATGAACCTTTTAAGGGAGCATGCATTAAACCAGAGTATTTCAACATTATGTTAGATGAGTATTATGAAGCTAGAGGTTGGAATAAAGAAAATGGCATACCAACTAAAGCTAAATTAAAGGAATTAAACCTTATTCAATAA